One stretch of Punica granatum isolate Tunisia-2019 chromosome 5, ASM765513v2, whole genome shotgun sequence DNA includes these proteins:
- the LOC116207466 gene encoding delta(24)-sterol reductase, translating into MSDLQAPLVRPKRKKVWVDYFIQFRWIIVIFVVLPISVTLYFLTYLGDVRSEMKSFKQRQKEHDENVKKVVKRLKERNPKRDGLVCTARKPWIAVGMRNVDYKRARHFEVDLSAFRNILEIDKERMIARVEPLVNMGQISRVTVPMNLSLAVVAELDDLTVGGLINGYGIEGSSHLYGLFSDTVVAYEIVLANGQVVRATKDNEYSDLFYAIPWSQGTLGLLVSAEIKLIPVKEYMKLTYKPIVGNIKDLAQAYVDSFAPRDGDQDNPEKVPDFVETMVYSPTRAVCMTGRYASKEEAKRKGNVINNVGWWFKPWFYQHAETALKKGEFVEYIPTREYYHRHTRCLYWEGKLILPFADQWWFRFLLGWMMPPKVSLLKATQGEAIRNYYHEMHVIQDMLIPLYKVGDALEWVHHEMEVYPIWLCPHRLYKLPVKTMVYPEPGFEAHRRQGDTHYAQMYTDVGVYYAPGPVLRGEVFDGAEAARRLENWLIENHGFQPQYAVSELSEKNFWRMFDASLYEHCRKKYGAVGTFMSVYYKSKKGRKTEKEVQEAEQAHLESAYAEAD; encoded by the exons ATGTCTGATCTCCAGGCTCCTCTAGTAAGGCCCAAGAGGAAGAAGGTCTGGGTGGACTATTTCATTCAGTTCCGATGGATCATTGTCATTTTTGTTGTGCTCCCCATCTCAGTCACCCTGTACTTCCTCACATATCTGGGGGATGTCAGATCAGAGATGAAATCCTTCAAGCAGCGCCAGAAGGAACATGATGAAAATGTCAAGAAAGTGGTGAAGCGCCTCAAGGAAAGGAACCCGAAAAGGGATGGGCTGGTGTGCACAGCCCGCAAGCCTTGGATTGCTGTTGGAATGCGTAATGTTGACTACAAGAGGGCTCGGCATTTTGAAGTCGATTTATCAGCATTCAGGAATATCCTTGAAATTGACAAGGAGAGGATGATAGCGAGAGTGGAGCCACTTGTCAACATGGGGCAGATATCCAGGGTGACAGTGCCAATGAATCTTTCCCTTGCTGTGGTTGCTGAGCTTGATGACCTAACTGTTGGTGGCCTTATCAATGGCTATGGCATTGAGGGGAGCTCCCACCTGTATGGGCTCTTCTCAGACACAGTTGTGGCTTATGAGATTGTTCTggcaaatgggcaagtcgtGAGAGCTACTAAGGATAATGAGTACTCTGACCTTTTCTATGCTATCCCGTGGTCCCAGGGAACTCTGGGGCTTCTTGTCTCTGCAGAGATCAAGCTCATACCCGTTAAGGAATACATGAAACTCACATACAAACCCATCGTAGGCAATATCAAAGATCTTGCTCAGGCATATGTGGACTCCTTTGCACCCCGGGATGGAGACCAGGACAACCCGGAGAAGGTTCCAGATTTTGTGGAGACCATGGTTTATTCGCCGACTCGAGCTGTGTGCATGACAGGGAGATATGCTTCTAAAGAGGAGGCAAAGAGAAAGGGCAATGTGATCAATAATGTAGGGTGGTGGTTTAAACCCTGGTTCTATCAGCATGCAGAGACAGCACTTAAGAAGGGCGAGTTTGTGGAATACATTCCCACCAGGGAGTACTACCACAGACACACGAGGTGCTTGTATTGGGAGGGAAAGCTGATCCTTCCCTTCGCGGACCAGTGGTGGTTTAGGTTTCTCCTTGGGTGGATGATGCCGCCAAAGGTCTCTCTTCTGAAGGCCACTCAGGGAGAAGCCATAAGGAACTATTATCACGAGATGCATGTCATTCAGGATATGCTCATCCCCCTTTACAAGGTTGGAGATGCGCTCGAGTGGGTGCACCATGAGATGGAG GTATACCCCATATGGCTGTGCCCACACCGACTATACAAGCTGCCCGTGAAAACCATGGTGTATCCGGAGCCAGGCTTTGAGGCACACCGCAGACAGGGAGACACACACTATGCCCAGATGTACACTGATGTAGGGGTGTACTATGCGCCAGGGCCAGTACTCAgaggggaggtgtttgatggagCTGAGGCAGCGCGTCGCTTGGAGAATTGGCTGATAGAGAACCATGGGTTCCAGCCCCAATACGCAGTCTCCGAGCTGTCTGAGAAGAATTTCTGGAGGATGTTTGATGCTTCACTGTATGAGCACTGCAGGAAGAAGTATGGAGCTGTGGGGACCTTCATGAGTGTATACTACAAGTCTAAGAAAGGGCGCAAGACTGAGAAGGAGGTACAAGAGGCTGAGCAAGCCCACCTCGAGTCTGCTTATGCCGAGGCTGATTAA